Proteins from one Telopea speciosissima isolate NSW1024214 ecotype Mountain lineage chromosome 1, Tspe_v1, whole genome shotgun sequence genomic window:
- the LOC122655725 gene encoding protein SEMI-ROLLED LEAF 2-like gives MVWFMADFSHVLDGFDEIVHATLDNYEPDINLVDDGERGEPDHNWVDEVVRCEARGGVGVGCDLSLRYLRPRREKKDCTLLTREEIENP, from the exons ATG GTGTGGTTTATGGCAGATTTTTCACATGTTCTTGATGGTTTTGATGAG ATTGTGCATGCCACACTGGATAACTACGAACCAGATATAAATCTTGTAGATGATGGTGAAAGGGGGGAGCCAGATCACAATTGGGTTGATGAAGTAGTTAGATGTGAAGCAAGGggtggtgttggtgttggttGTGATCTCAGCCTGAGGTACCTTAGGCCAAGAcgagaaaaaaaagattgcaCTCTATTGACTCG